The Prochlorococcus marinus str. MIT 9301 genome window below encodes:
- a CDS encoding COX15/CtaA family protein: MINNQLYKSKYLTIFKRLGSHSVFALIALIVIGGATRVMEAGLACPDWPLCYGSFLPFKHMNLRVFLEWFHRLDAFLVGILILFKFTLSIIWKNEIPNWLPKTYSLLLFLVIVQGSFGALTVINLLDSYTVTGHLLIAFLLLITTISINQNLENDYIEEPLIWWRLLFFVPLLLTLIQSFIGVRLSSTWSAHICLSFNKQCLILNTHKLFAFPIAFSILLIIAIAIYKRSLLDENWKYLTTLIFLLFSQITLGVLSLKTNLNEPIFIIGHQLNASLFIAILTTLIFRNPFTKKSPNHSLNPQTVGINS, encoded by the coding sequence TTGATTAATAACCAATTATATAAATCAAAATATCTGACAATTTTTAAAAGGTTGGGAAGTCATAGTGTATTTGCACTTATCGCACTAATCGTAATTGGAGGTGCTACGAGAGTCATGGAGGCAGGACTTGCCTGTCCAGATTGGCCATTATGTTATGGATCTTTTTTGCCTTTTAAACATATGAACCTAAGAGTATTTCTAGAGTGGTTTCATCGTCTAGATGCTTTTCTGGTTGGAATATTAATTCTTTTTAAATTTACGCTTTCAATTATTTGGAAAAATGAAATTCCAAATTGGTTACCTAAAACTTATTCATTATTACTTTTTCTCGTTATTGTCCAAGGATCCTTTGGAGCTTTAACAGTAATAAATCTGCTTGATTCATATACTGTTACTGGCCATCTCTTAATAGCTTTTCTACTTCTCATTACAACAATTTCAATAAATCAAAATTTAGAAAATGACTACATTGAAGAGCCTTTAATTTGGTGGAGATTATTATTTTTTGTTCCTCTTTTACTTACTCTGATTCAATCTTTTATTGGCGTAAGGCTTTCATCAACCTGGTCAGCGCACATTTGCTTATCTTTTAATAAACAATGTCTAATTCTAAATACACATAAATTATTTGCTTTTCCAATTGCTTTCTCAATTTTATTGATTATTGCTATTGCAATTTATAAGAGAAGTTTGCTTGATGAAAATTGGAAATATCTCACAACACTTATTTTTCTCTTGTTTTCCCAAATTACTTTGGGTGTTTTAAGTCTTAAAACAAATTTAAATGAACCTATTTTTATTATCGGTCATCAACTTAACGCCTCTTTATTTATTGCGATATTAACAACATTAATTTTTAGAAATCCTTTTACCAAAAAAAGTCCAAACCACTCCCTTAATCCCCAAACGGTTGGTATCAACTCATGA
- a CDS encoding ABC transporter permease: MELQPYNLFFLYQETFALTKRLFIQLKRRPSTLLAGILQPIIWLFLFGALFSKAPEGFLPGVDSYGNFLGAGLIVFTAFSGALNSGLPLMFDREFGFLNRLLVAPLTSRLSIVLSSFFYITILSFVQSIVIMIVSYILGYGWPNLYGLGIVFTTLILLVLFVTSISLCLAFVLPGHIELIALIFVINLPLLFASTALAPISFMPNWLGWLASLNPLTFAIEPIRTAYTQTMDLELVALHAPYGDLTCKSCISILFSLTVFSLIIIRPLLNRKLN; the protein is encoded by the coding sequence ATGGAATTACAACCGTATAATTTATTTTTTTTATATCAAGAAACATTTGCCTTAACAAAGAGATTATTTATTCAATTAAAAAGGAGACCATCAACTCTTTTAGCAGGAATATTACAACCAATAATTTGGCTTTTTTTATTTGGGGCATTATTTTCTAAAGCTCCTGAAGGTTTTTTACCAGGAGTTGATTCTTATGGGAATTTTTTAGGAGCAGGACTTATTGTTTTTACTGCTTTTAGCGGAGCCCTAAACTCTGGTCTTCCTTTAATGTTTGATAGAGAGTTTGGATTTCTTAATAGATTACTTGTGGCTCCTTTAACCAGTAGATTATCCATAGTTTTATCTTCTTTTTTTTACATAACAATTTTGAGCTTTGTTCAGAGTATTGTAATAATGATTGTTTCATACATTTTGGGTTATGGATGGCCTAACCTATATGGTTTAGGAATTGTATTTACAACACTAATTTTATTAGTTCTTTTTGTGACATCAATAAGTTTATGTTTAGCGTTTGTTTTGCCTGGACATATTGAACTAATCGCTCTTATATTCGTAATAAATTTACCTCTTTTATTTGCGAGTACTGCTTTAGCTCCAATCTCTTTTATGCCAAATTGGCTGGGCTGGTTGGCTTCATTAAATCCATTAACTTTTGCTATTGAACCTATTAGGACTGCCTATACACAAACTATGGATTTAGAATTAGTGGCTTTACATGCCCCATATGGTGATTTAACTTGTAAGAGTTGTATCTCGATTTTATTTTCTTTAACAGTTTTTTCCTTGATTATTATAAGGCCTCTGTTAAATAGAAAGTTAAATTAG
- a CDS encoding ABC transporter ATP-binding protein, which produces MNYIKVKGLSKSYSDINALKNLSMEIQAGTLFGILGPNGAGKSTLIKILATLIEPDSGEVFINNINLIKNSRKIRELIGYVAQDIALDKILTGRELLDFQSDLYHINKNKKFERINQLIDQLEMNDWIDRKCGTYSGGMKRRIDLAAGLLHLPQVLILDEPTVGLDIESRNIIWQLLKDLRNNGMTIILSSHYLDEIDKLADRLVIIDDGRVIAKGTPAELKNKLGGDRVTLKVREFSNQEEAKNICKILSSIDGISQIIINEAQGFSINFVANKQKDLLTKLKVELAFSKFEIFSLTQSQPSLDDVYLQATGKTLLDAEISMAGKRDFKKESKQSMR; this is translated from the coding sequence ATGAATTATATAAAAGTTAAAGGGCTCTCAAAATCTTATTCAGATATCAATGCATTAAAAAATTTATCAATGGAAATTCAAGCTGGCACATTATTCGGAATACTAGGTCCAAATGGTGCTGGCAAATCAACACTAATAAAAATACTCGCTACTTTAATAGAGCCTGATAGTGGAGAAGTTTTTATAAATAATATTAATCTGATAAAAAATTCCAGGAAAATTAGAGAATTAATTGGTTATGTTGCCCAAGACATTGCACTTGATAAAATATTAACTGGACGAGAGCTTTTGGACTTTCAATCAGATTTATATCACATCAACAAAAATAAAAAATTTGAGAGGATAAATCAATTAATAGATCAATTAGAAATGAATGATTGGATTGATCGTAAGTGTGGAACTTACTCAGGGGGAATGAAAAGAAGAATAGATCTGGCAGCTGGACTTTTACATTTACCCCAAGTATTAATTTTGGATGAACCTACAGTTGGTTTAGATATTGAAAGTAGAAATATTATATGGCAACTTTTGAAAGATTTGAGAAATAATGGAATGACCATTATTTTAAGTAGTCACTATCTTGATGAAATAGATAAATTGGCTGACAGATTAGTGATAATTGATGATGGAAGAGTTATAGCAAAAGGGACTCCTGCAGAGCTCAAAAATAAATTAGGAGGAGATAGAGTAACTTTGAAAGTAAGAGAATTTAGTAATCAGGAAGAAGCAAAAAATATATGTAAAATTTTATCTTCAATAGATGGAATTAGTCAGATTATCATAAATGAAGCTCAAGGTTTCTCGATAAATTTCGTAGCAAATAAGCAAAAAGATTTACTTACGAAGCTAAAAGTGGAATTGGCCTTCTCAAAGTTTGAAATTTTTTCTCTTACCCAAAGTCAGCCAAGCTTGGATGATGTATATCTTCAGGCAACTGGGAAAACATTATTGGACGCTGAAATTTCTATGGCAGGGAAAAGAGACTTTAAAAAAGAATCAAAGCAATCCATGCGATAA
- a CDS encoding heme o synthase — translation MNSSNLENLNYKSSIRDEVVPSRKRLTLPPWLEVAKPRLIPLLLATTLGGMALTEEWPLSSPKLICTLGGGALAAAAAGALNCLWEMELDKRMTRTSKRALPAGKLSSQTVFLAAVSCTLAASMLLVSGVNYLAAGLTLLGLFSYVILYTVILKPRTTKNIVFGGVAGAIPPLVGASAATGHVGLSGWWLFGLVMLWTPAHFWALAILLKDDYASVGIPMLPSVKGSVFTAKAISRYGWATVLMSIMGVFALPEGGLLYGIMLLPFNGRLLQLINELKKSPDDLSRAKSLFRWSILYMFGICLLLLISRTQLSVEFEQQSMQIFLSIVSLLSN, via the coding sequence ATGAACAGTAGTAACTTAGAAAACTTGAACTATAAATCTTCAATTAGGGATGAAGTTGTACCTTCAAGAAAAAGATTAACTTTGCCGCCCTGGCTTGAAGTAGCGAAACCTAGATTAATCCCACTTTTACTGGCTACAACTTTGGGAGGAATGGCTTTAACAGAAGAATGGCCTTTGTCTTCCCCAAAACTTATCTGCACTTTGGGAGGGGGCGCTTTGGCAGCAGCAGCAGCAGGAGCTCTTAATTGCTTGTGGGAAATGGAATTAGATAAGCGTATGACAAGAACTAGCAAAAGAGCCTTACCAGCAGGAAAGTTGTCATCTCAGACTGTATTTTTAGCCGCTGTATCATGTACTTTGGCAGCTTCGATGCTTTTAGTAAGTGGTGTAAATTATTTGGCTGCGGGTTTAACTCTTCTTGGTTTATTTAGCTACGTAATTTTATATACAGTTATTTTGAAACCTCGTACAACAAAAAATATTGTTTTCGGAGGAGTTGCTGGTGCGATACCGCCCTTAGTTGGAGCGTCTGCTGCCACAGGGCATGTAGGACTTAGTGGTTGGTGGTTGTTTGGTTTAGTAATGTTATGGACCCCAGCTCATTTTTGGGCACTTGCAATTTTGTTGAAGGATGATTATGCATCTGTTGGTATTCCTATGCTTCCTTCTGTTAAAGGATCTGTTTTTACTGCTAAAGCTATTTCTCGTTACGGATGGGCAACAGTTTTAATGAGTATTATGGGAGTCTTTGCTTTACCTGAAGGGGGTCTCTTATACGGAATTATGTTATTGCCGTTTAATGGAAGACTTTTGCAATTAATAAATGAATTAAAGAAATCTCCTGATGATCTTTCAAGAGCAAAGTCTCTTTTTAGGTGGTCTATTCTCTACATGTTTGGCATTTGTCTTTTGTTATTAATTTCCAGGACCCAACTATCCGTAGAATTTGAGCAGCAATCTATGCAAATATTTTTATCTATTGTATCCCTGCTTAGTAATTAA